Genomic DNA from Vreelandella subglaciescola:
CTTATGCTTTTTAACACCCACTACGTTAGACCACTGCCGTGTTATCGATGATTTCTATTGCCCAGACGCTGGGCCTGACTCGCAAAACCGCCGTATTTGGCGCCAGCACGGCGGCGATGGCGCTGACCTCCTTTGCCATCGCTTCGCTGTTTCACCTGCCCAACGCCTTCTGGGCGCCCATGGCGGTGTGGATTGTGGCGCAGCCCTCCCGTGGGCTGCTGCTGGAGCGCGGCGTGTACCGCCTGGTGGGCACGCTGGCCGGCGCGGCGGTGGGGTTTGCGCTGCTGGCCGCTCCCTTGCCCACCCCGCTAACGCTTGTGCTGTTGGCCAGCTGGGCCGGCGGCTGCGCGGCGTTCACCCACCTTACCCGCGCCTCGTTTGGCTACGCTGCGCTAATGGCGGGACTAACCGCAAGCGTAGTGCTGCTGCCCAGCATGGCGGCGGACTCGGGCGGCGCAGCCATCGCCATGGCGCGGGTGGTTTGCACGCTGATCGGCGTTATCTGCGTGATTGCGATGGGGCTGGTGCTGCTGCCCGCGCCGCCCCAACGCGAGCTGCTCAACCGCGTGCGCGGCCTCACCGGCGACGCGCTCCAACAGCTGGCACGGCGCCCCGCCCACGCTAGCCAACAGCTCCCCGACGGCGAACTGCTGCTGACCCTGACGCAGCTTGAGCAGCAGCTGGGCCCCAGCCATGCCGGCCCGCTGAGGCGTTCGTCGGGCGCGCTGGTAAGCGGTGCCTTTGTGGCTACCACGCTGAGCCTGCTGGCGATGACCCGGCTCACCGGCCAACAGCCTATTCCTGCGGCGTTGGCAGCGGCGCTTAACGACGCCGCCGATACCCTCGGCCAGCCACTTGATAACGGCAATGCTACCGATGCCTTACGCCGCGCAGCACACCACGCCCAGGATTTTTCCCCGCGGCTGGCGCGCCTTTTAGCGCGGTTAGAACAGGCCGAAATAGCCGGCGAGGCCTGGCTTGAGCGGCGCTCGCCTCACCGGCACTTGCCACACATGGTGACCCTGCCCACGCGCAAAGACCTGCCCTCGGCGCTGATCGCCGGGTCGGCCAGCGCCATGGTCACGCTGATGGCGGGGCTGCTGGTAGCCTACTCGGGGTGGGATAACGCTTGGCTGCCGGCGATGGGGCTTTGCACCTTCACCATGGTGCTGTCGAGCATGGACGTGCCCCAGGCGCTGGCGCCGCGCATGCTGCAGGGGATTATCGTGGGGGTGAGCTTGGCCGCCGCGTTCCGGCTGTGGCTGATGCCCCACGCCGACGGTTTGGGCGATATCTGCTGATGCTGGCGCCCTTTATGCTGTTCGGCGGCCTGGCGCGCGCCAGCAGCAAAACGCAGGTGCCGGCGCTGGATGGCAACATGTGCTTTATGCTCGCCAGCCAGCCGTTTTTGCAGGCGCCGACCGCAGCGGGCAACGTACTGCTCGACGCCGGCTCGCTGATCGCCAGCATCGCGCTGGTGGCGCTGGCCTACCGCTTGCTGCCCCGCGACCCTACGCGGCGCGCCGGCTATCTTTCCCGATTGATGCTGCGCGATATCGAACGCCTGTGCGGCCAAAGCGACGGGCTAACCCCCGACGCGCGCTGGCACAGCCGCATGTATCGCCGCCTGCTGCGGCTGATGATCCACGTCGGCCGCGCGCAGGAAGCGGGTAGCGCAAGCCACGCGGGTACGCTGGGGATACTCAACCTGGCCGATGCCGTGATTCAGCTGCGCACGCTGCTGTCCACCTCGCAGCTCAACGAGGCCGAGCAGCAAGCGGCTCGCCGTCTACTACAGGCGCTGCGCCGTCTGACCCAGGACCCCGACGCCGTCACCCAGGCGCTTACTGCACTGCCGTTAGAGGGCGACGCCCTTCCCGAGGTTGCCGCACAGATGCGCCACGCGCTTGCCGATACCGCCGCGCTGCGCCACCGCTAAGCTGCGCCTGACCTTAAGGCTTGCTGGCCGCCGCCATCACCGCGTCCAGCGCGGCGTGGTAGCCCTGAGTGCCGAGCCCCGCAATCACGCCGTCGGCACGCAGCGAGACGTAGGAGTGGTGGCGAAACGCCTCGCGCTTGTGCACGTTGGAGATATGCACCTCGATCACCGTGCCGTCAAAGGCGTTGAGCGCATCAAGAATCGCCACCGAGGTATGCGTATAGGCCGCCGGATTGATGATGATGGCGCTCGTGCCGTCGTCGCGCGCCGCCTGAATGGCGTCGATCAGCTCGCCTTCGTGATTGCTTTGCCAGTGCGCAAGCGTCACGCCCGCCGCTTCTGCCCGGCTTGCCAGCGCGTTGTTAACGTCGGCCAGGGTTTCTCCGCCGTAAATCTCGGGCTGCCGGGTGCCCAGCAGGTTCAGGTTGGGACCGTGCAGCACCAGCACTTTCAGCGCACCTTTTTCATTTGCCATCTTTTCAGTTGCCATCTAAGGGTTTCCTCCGCGTGTCTCTGGTCGTGAATCCATGTTGCCGTGTCAGCGCTCGGCAAGCCACTGTCCGGCGCGTGCCGCCATCAGCCAGCCGGCGACGCTTACGCCCACATAAACAAACGCAAACAGCGGCTGCTGGCGCTGCCAGAGCATCACCGCCTCCACGCTGAACAGGGAAAACGTGGTAAAGCCGCCGCACACGCCGACCGTCCAGAAACCGTGCCAGCGTGCCAGCGCGCCGTGGGGAGAACGCGCCGCCCGAGTCGAGTACCAGGCGATCAGCCCTGAACCCAGCAGATTGGCGGCCAGCGTTCCCGCCCAGAACGCCGGCCCCATGAGCGCGACGGCGACCAGCGCCACCAAATAGCGTAGCCCCGCGCCCAGCGCACTGCCCGCCGCCACGGCGCCATAAAACGGTAACGCGGTCATCAGCTACCCCCTCCCGCCAGCGCATAGCCCACCGCGGCAAGCGCGATGCCGCCGGCTACGCTCAGCGTCAAATAGACAACGGCGGCGCCCCGGCGCGGCTGCTGCCACAGCCCCAGGCTTTGCTGGGCCAGCGACGACACCGTCGATAGCCCGCCCAGCGCGCCGGTGGCGGCAAACGCCCAGAACAGGCCGGCCGTTTCGCTCTGCGCCATACCCCCGGCAAGCGCGCCCAGCGCCAACGCCGCCGCATAGTTAACGCCTAGCGTGCCCCAGGGCAGCGTCTCGCCCAGGTGGCGCGCGCCCAACCGGCTCGCCAAGGCGCGCAGCACGCCGCCAAGGGCACCGCCGGCCATCACGCCGATCAGCGTCGTCACACTTAACATAGGTTCTCCTGTTATCTCCTGCGGCCGGGCTGCAAGGCAGCCTCGACGCTGCGCTGTACGCTGGTTATTCATCGTTTTATCCACAGCTTATGAGCGCCTTTTCAAACTGTTGATAACATCGTTGGCAAAGGGCCGCCGGCTTTTCTGACACGCTCAACGAGGGTTCCTCACGCCGACCGTTCCGTCCCTGTCCCGCCTGTGGAAAAATGGCCCAAAAGCCTGTTACACGGCGTTTCCACGCAGAAGGACGGGGGCAAAAATCGACAATAGCGTATTGACAACGCGCTTCTCAGCGGCTATTTAGGCGTTCAAAAAAACAGGATTGCCTGTGGATAGTTCAGGGGAAAACCTCTTCCCCGTTTGTGTATAGCCACGGAAAACGGCGTTTCAACGCAGGTTTTGTCGCACCCGGCTGGTACACACTGCACTGATCGGATAAATTGCACATACTTTCGGAACAACGCTGGCATACGGTAACGCTAAACGTCCAGTGCGTTTGGCGTACCCTGAATTCCGAAACGATGCGCCTTTAGCGCATCCAAAATAACTTACTATAACGCACTTTAATAATAGGTGATGTATGGCAAAACTTGCTCATGCACAGTGGTCATCGCGAATGACTTTTGTGCTGGCGGCTGCGGGATCAGCCGTGGGCCTCGGGAACATCTGGCGCTTTTCTTATATGGTCGGGGAAAACGGCGGCGCGGCTTTCGTGCTGGTGTATCTGGCCTGTGTCGCGCTGGTGGGGCTGCCTATTCTGGTCGCGGAGTGGCTGATGGGCCGTCGCGGGCAGAAAAACCCCGTGGATACCATGGCCGAGCTGGCCAGAAAGAACGGCAAACCGCGTGCCTGGATGGGTATTGGCATTACCGGGGTACTGGCGGCTTTTCTGATTCTGTCGTTTTATAGCGTCATCGGCGGCTGGTCGCTCAACTACACGCTGGGCACGGTGATCGGCACCTTCAGCGGCGGCGACTCGGACAGCATCGGTGCGCTGTTCAGCAACATGCTGGCAAACCCCATGACGCTGCTGGGCTGGCACACGGCCTTTATGGTGCTGGTGGTTGCCATCGTGGCGCGCGGCGTCACCAAAGGGCTTGAGAGCGCGGTACGCTCGATGATGCCGGCGCTGGTCATTTTAATGCTGATTCTGGTCGGCTACGGCATGACCACCGGCCACTTCGGCGAAGCCATGGCCTTCATGTTCCGCCCGGAATGGAGCGCGCTTGACGGCGGCGTGGTACTTGCGGCTATGGGGCAGGCGTTTTTCACCCTGTCGCTGGGCATGGGCATCATGATGGCCTACGGCTCGTATCTGGGTCAGGACGTGAACCTGATCAGCACCGCACGCACCGTGATCATTCTGGATACCGCGATTGCGCTGCTGGCGGGC
This window encodes:
- a CDS encoding fluoride efflux transporter FluC, translating into MLSVTTLIGVMAGGALGGVLRALASRLGARHLGETLPWGTLGVNYAAALALGALAGGMAQSETAGLFWAFAATGALGGLSTVSSLAQQSLGLWQQPRRGAAVVYLTLSVAGGIALAAVGYALAGGGS
- a CDS encoding FUSC family protein, whose translation is MLAPFMLFGGLARASSKTQVPALDGNMCFMLASQPFLQAPTAAGNVLLDAGSLIASIALVALAYRLLPRDPTRRAGYLSRLMLRDIERLCGQSDGLTPDARWHSRMYRRLLRLMIHVGRAQEAGSASHAGTLGILNLADAVIQLRTLLSTSQLNEAEQQAARRLLQALRRLTQDPDAVTQALTALPLEGDALPEVAAQMRHALADTAALRHR
- a CDS encoding FUSC family protein; translation: MISIAQTLGLTRKTAVFGASTAAMALTSFAIASLFHLPNAFWAPMAVWIVAQPSRGLLLERGVYRLVGTLAGAAVGFALLAAPLPTPLTLVLLASWAGGCAAFTHLTRASFGYAALMAGLTASVVLLPSMAADSGGAAIAMARVVCTLIGVICVIAMGLVLLPAPPQRELLNRVRGLTGDALQQLARRPAHASQQLPDGELLLTLTQLEQQLGPSHAGPLRRSSGALVSGAFVATTLSLLAMTRLTGQQPIPAALAAALNDAADTLGQPLDNGNATDALRRAAHHAQDFSPRLARLLARLEQAEIAGEAWLERRSPHRHLPHMVTLPTRKDLPSALIAGSASAMVTLMAGLLVAYSGWDNAWLPAMGLCTFTMVLSSMDVPQALAPRMLQGIIVGVSLAAAFRLWLMPHADGLGDIC
- the aroQ gene encoding type II 3-dehydroquinate dehydratase — translated: MATEKMANEKGALKVLVLHGPNLNLLGTRQPEIYGGETLADVNNALASRAEAAGVTLAHWQSNHEGELIDAIQAARDDGTSAIIINPAAYTHTSVAILDALNAFDGTVIEVHISNVHKREAFRHHSYVSLRADGVIAGLGTQGYHAALDAVMAAASKP
- a CDS encoding sodium-dependent transporter: MAKLAHAQWSSRMTFVLAAAGSAVGLGNIWRFSYMVGENGGAAFVLVYLACVALVGLPILVAEWLMGRRGQKNPVDTMAELARKNGKPRAWMGIGITGVLAAFLILSFYSVIGGWSLNYTLGTVIGTFSGGDSDSIGALFSNMLANPMTLLGWHTAFMVLVVAIVARGVTKGLESAVRSMMPALVILMLILVGYGMTTGHFGEAMAFMFRPEWSALDGGVVLAAMGQAFFTLSLGMGIMMAYGSYLGQDVNLISTARTVIILDTAIALLAGMAIFPIVFANGLSPGEGPGLIFVTLPLAFGNMAGGTILGLMFFLLLTFAALTSAISLLEPTVEMLEERTSLPRVSAALISGAAVWLLGVAALLSFNVWSDVLVFGLNIFDLLDTFTAKFLLPLTGLGSIVFAAWCLDRKSVEQELGLSAAGVTAWNVIARVVAPIGVVVVFITGVIGLM
- a CDS encoding fluoride efflux transporter FluC gives rise to the protein MTALPFYGAVAAGSALGAGLRYLVALVAVALMGPAFWAGTLAANLLGSGLIAWYSTRAARSPHGALARWHGFWTVGVCGGFTTFSLFSVEAVMLWQRQQPLFAFVYVGVSVAGWLMAARAGQWLAER